ACGCGCAAGAGAGTAACATGGGCTTCGGTGTCTATGTGCCGCGTCGCGACCAGCCGTGCCTGACGGAGGCGCAGCGCCGGGAGATTCAGGCAGAGATCGCGCGCAACCGCGCCGTGCTCAAATTGCCGAAGCGTACACAACAAGTGGTGAAGCTGGCGTGGCCGTTGCAAGCCGCGCCAACGTTGACAGATTACGGCTATCACGGCTTGTCCAATTTCGTGGATCTCAATCCTGCCTTTCCCAATCAACTGCTGGACTACAATTGTGGCAGGCGCAGCTATGATCTGCCGGAGGGTTACAATCACCAGGGGACCGATTATTTCCTGTCGCCGTTCATTTGGAACAAGATGGACGAAAACGCCGTGACGATCGTGGCGGCGGCAGAGGGCGTCATCGTCTTCAAACAAGACGGGCAATTCGACCGCAATTGCGGCTTTGGCAGCGGCACGTGGAACGCGGTGTACGTGGAACACGGAGACGGCTCGATTGCGTGGTATGGCCATATGAAAAACAATTCGCTCACGCCCAAGGGTGTCGGTGAGCACGTGGCGGCGGGCGAGTATTTGGGGCTGGTCGGCAGCTCGGGCAATTCCACCGGGCCACATTTGCACTTCGAGTTGTATGACGGCAACGGCAATCTGGTCGACCCTTATGCCGGGCCGTGCAACCAGACCACGACCACGTCATGGTGGATCGAACAAAGGCCATATTATGACACGGCCATCAACGCGCTGATGACGCACGCGGCCCCGCCGGAGTTCAAAGGCTGCCCCAATCCGGATGTGACCAATGCCACCAACAGTTTCCTGCCCGGTCAAACGATTTACTTTGTCATCTACTATCGTGATCAGGTCAATACCGAAACCAGCTATTTCAACGTCACGCGGCCCGACGGTTCGACGTTCTTGCAGTGGAATCACACCTCGCCTGATCCTTTCTATGTGGCCTCCTATTGGTATTGGTATCATACGCTGCCGGCCGATGCGCCGCACGGCATGTGGGAATTCACCGCGGAGTATGCGGGCGTTACGCACCGGCATCGTTTTACCGTGGGTGCGGCGGCGCCGCGCTTGAGCGCGGTGCGTGATCATGCCGCTTTTGAGGGAAGAGCCTATCAACTGCAGGTGCGTGCCTTGGGAAATCCCGCGCCAGCGTTTTCCCTGCTGGCTTCACCGCCGGGCATGGCGATCCATGCCGAGACCGGAGAAATCACCTGGTCGCCGGATGATCCCGACAATGGCAACCATCTCGTGCAAGTGCACGC
The window above is part of the bacterium genome. Proteins encoded here:
- a CDS encoding peptidoglycan DD-metalloendopeptidase family protein, which translates into the protein MKRIFFLLPLFLLSAVLLHAQESNMGFGVYVPRRDQPCLTEAQRREIQAEIARNRAVLKLPKRTQQVVKLAWPLQAAPTLTDYGYHGLSNFVDLNPAFPNQLLDYNCGRRSYDLPEGYNHQGTDYFLSPFIWNKMDENAVTIVAAAEGVIVFKQDGQFDRNCGFGSGTWNAVYVEHGDGSIAWYGHMKNNSLTPKGVGEHVAAGEYLGLVGSSGNSTGPHLHFELYDGNGNLVDPYAGPCNQTTTTSWWIEQRPYYDTAINALMTHAAPPEFKGCPNPDVTNATNSFLPGQTIYFVIYYRDQVNTETSYFNVTRPDGSTFLQWNHTSPDPFYVASYWYWYHTLPADAPHGMWEFTAEYAGVTHRHRFTVGAAAPRLSAVRDHAAFEGRAYQLQVRALGNPAPAFSLLASPPGMAIHAETGEITWSPDDPDNGNHLVQVHASNALGSDSLAFNVSVTPVNDAPAAFALLTPADRDTLTSLRAPIRFSWEASHDVDDDTLIYSLIISGANRADTAITTISTTFIDFDGSEFLKPGRSYAWQVAASDGKIATRNIRSFRFTVAATVGVAENPAALPRAFRLYPNHPNPFNPETKITYDLPERAAVALTIHDLLGKPVKLLVRGTQSPGKHVVTWEGRNERGEAVPSGIYVYRLQAGERSSAGRLLLLR